Below is a genomic region from Drosophila albomicans strain 15112-1751.03 chromosome 2R, ASM965048v2, whole genome shotgun sequence.
actatataatgATCCTGAGGCGCATATAAGTCTTAAGGGGAGACGCACAACAGTAAGtcacaaagttacaaggaaAAAGATTTCAATTCTAAGCGATAACTTCCAATAGAGTGATCGTATGGCCGCCCATGGATATCCGGCGGAACATCATCATATCGTTACCGAGGATGGATATATCGTAGGAGTTTTTCGGATACCATACTCCCATAAACTACAAAATCAGAATGAGTACCGTCCCATTGTGCTTATTCAGCATGGCTTGACGAGCTGCTCGGATGCCTGGGTATTGAATGGCCCAGACGATGGCTTGCCTTATTTACTGGCGGATGCCGGGTACGATGTTTGGCTTGGAAATGCTCGCGGCAACACTTACTCTAGGAATCACACGAGTCTGTCCACAGAACATCCGTATTTCTGGCGATTCAGTTGGCACGAGATTGGTCACTATGATATAGCAGCCATGATAGATTACGCCCTCAAAACAAATGGACAAGGTCAGAAGGCAATCCATTACGTGGGTCACTCACAGGGAACTACAGTATTTTTCACGTTGATGTCCACACGTCCCGAATACAATGAGAAGATCAAAACTGCTCATATGTATGCTCCCATTGCGATAATGACCAACTTGGAGAACGCATTTGTGCGCGCTGTGGCTCCTTATCTGGGTCAACGAAATGCATATTCTTTATTGTTTTCCTGTCAAGAATTTATACCTAATAATGATTTCTTGTTGGCGTTACTTTTTAACTTCTGTGAGCCGGATCAGATGTTGCGACCAAGTTGCGAGAAGgtaatggaaaatatttatgctaaaGACCGTAAAAACAAggtaagaaataataataatagattaaTTACTTGATagatattgaaattaaataattttcagaCTGCCTTACCCGAGGGATTAGCAACACATCCAGGCGGTTGTTCAACCAATCAGATGATACATTATCTACAGGAACAACAGTCTGGACATTTTCGGCAGTACGATCATGGAACAGCAAAGAATCTGGAAATCTATGGTTCAGAAACACCACCCGACTACCCAGTTGAAGAAATAACTTCTAAAGTTTACTTATGGTATGGACTCAATGATAATCTTGCTGCAGTGGAAGACGTTCTCGCTTTGGCGGATCGACTTCCCAATAGAGAGGTGCGACTTATTGAGGATCCTCTATGGGACCATATTGATTTTGCAATGAACATGGAGGctcgcaaatatttaaatgatccAGTTATTGAGATAATGCAAGAGTTTGAGAATGACAATAATTAAGTGTgattatgtattatttaaaaagtatgtagatatacatatatttttagatttagctttaaaatatttttatgtatcaTTTATCAACTATTTCACAACGAGGAAAAActgacgtatacgtaatttttcatttagatCAATTTATCTTTACGCGAAGATATGTATTTTTTACAAATGCCGATGTTATTATCATCACACAAAGATCTTTAATTTTACAATGTACCGACTAACTGAAAAAATACCTATTTTCTATTGTTGCTGACGTGAAAAGGATTCGCTTCAATTTAATCTGAAACCAATTGATTTTTACACTATTAATAAAGGCATAATAACTTGGTCATCATATATATGTTAAAGATGCAGATAACGATTTATTTAACTGAAttgtttgcttcttttttgccTTCTGTGTATAACTGCAGATGAAGATTACTTTAGAATTTGGTCATGGTGGTTTTCACCGCTTAAGAGCTGTGACAATTACATAATTCATTTAGCTACACTTTTACCgctttactataaatattaccAATCCAGCTGATATAAAATTAACAGTCAAATGAATAGCGGACATCAAATGTAGTTCACTTCCAACGTGGTAATGCAGAAATTTTGCTATTTCGTCTTAGTTTTTAGCGTGAGCTCGCTTGTCTTTGGGCATTTAAAATGTCATAGACCTAAACATACAACAGTGAGCTAAAATAATCAGTGCTTTcgcatacaaatattaaatatagtgtCTATTTTACAAGCTTTCTTCAATAGTTGAACATGGCTATCCGGCGGAATATCATCGTGTCATTACAGGAGATGGAaatattgtagttgtttttcGTATACCGTATTCGCCAAAACTACATAATATGAACGCGAAACGTCCAATAGTGTTGCTTCAACATGGATTGATGAGTTCCTCCGACACTTGGATAGCTTCAGGACCCAATAATGCTTTAGCCTATTTGCTAGCGGATGCTGGATTTGATGTGTGGATTGGAAACACTCGTGGTAATGTTTACTCAAGAAAAGCCAAGAAACCGTCGTGGAAATTCAGTTGGCATGAGATTGGATACATCGATATGGCAGCTATAATCGATTATGCCTTATGGAAAAACGGACAGAAACAGAGATCCCTTCACTATGTAGGCCACTCTCAGGGTACAACTGTATTTTTCGTATTAATGTCCTTACGCCCTCAATATAATGAGAAAATCAAAACCGCGCACATGCTTGCACCAGTagcaataatgaaaaatataaacagtAAATGCCTTCGTTGCATAGCATACGTTTGTAGACCAGGGAGCTTAATGAATTACTTGCTTTCTGACGAGGCAAGCATTACATGGAAACTTGAATTAATTATGaagtttttaaagaaatacgaTTGTCCTCTCTTGGCTAACATCTTTCACGAAAAGGACATGAATAAGGTgcgtatatttaatattttttgtaatttcaatataaatcaTTTACAAGTATGGTTCAATAGACGGCGAATAATATTGCTATCAGACATTTTCCATCTGGAGGCTCTAATAATCAAATACTTCATTACTTGTTTAACATCCGAAGTGGTGAATTTCGACAATACGATTATGGGCcaagaaaaaatataagaaaatatagTTCCAAACGTCCACCGTTATATCCAGTCGAAAGAATAAAATCTGAGACGCACTTGTGGTACTCAGACGCTGACACTTTTACTCCTGTGGTTGATGTCTTGACCTTGGCAAGACGTTTGCCCAAAAGTATTCTTCATCGAATGCCGGATCCTAAATGGTCTCACTCTGCGTTTACGGTACACATGCAAGTTCGTAGATTTGTGAATGACCCAATCATTGCTATAATGAAGAGATACGAGCagaaaaaacctaaaaaacaTATAATGAGAAATATAAGATATATTCTTTGAAAAgtaatactataaaataaaatgattaataatatgtactatatgaattattttgaataataaatacctCAAAAGTTAAACCAATACTAAAAGAATCGTTTCAAACTTTCCAGACATGCTCaaacatttgtttaatattgtCATTTATTTGTGAATTGATACACTTTTGATTCTGATTTGTTGACCCACAGACCCATACATTCATAACTTGCATGCACATACTCATATTATGTTTGTATTCTAGTAttcaaatgtttataaatCGCATGTACATATTTAATCATTCGGTTCCTTTGTTGCCGATGCTTTAATACTCCGATGTATCGATTTAGATGTCAGTTGTTATTATCTGTCTGTTAGTCAgtcaattcaaatataatcTGGACGGTCATATACAAAATTACGGCACTTTAAGGTTATTTTAGCTTTGACTCCTAAGTTCAAGGACGTTATAAGTACACCATAGCTGTGTTGATTAGATAAATGTGGCTTGCTCGGTGTTAAACCGTTTAAAGAAAGAGAATAATTAATGTGtaatatgtaaatgaaaatttaacttaaagtaaaagatattaaaataatttatttattacgtaTAGGTATTgaaaaaaagcattttaaattcatttaaacttCTAAGTGCCTTTGAaattgtctgtttttttttctttaaagacCCGTTAAAATGATGTTGTATGTTTACGTTTCTCTTTCTTTGACTTCTCAGTAAACTACGAGTAAGTCAAAGTGTACCAGAGCACATAACAGTTTTACAGCAGTCGAAGCAGCAGCCACCGAGGCATGGCAAGTAAAAAACACACGGAAGCGTTAAATTGGCTCAAGTgtgcacaacacaaaaagctAAAGTGCTGTAACTGCGAATTTTAGACTATTAGTCatgctttaattattatacttgTTTTATCTTTAaccttaattaaaaaagtataatgtttttatttaatgcatgAGTCTGATTAGAGCACGCAAATCAAATAGAGATAGAAAAAGCTTAAATTAGTTACACCccttaatatatatttagttacaGGGTGTAGCAAGCCAACGAACGACACAAACGAAAGTGGCACAGAGTCAATCAGGCAGCTGCGTCattgacaaaaacaaaagcaaaaattcgGATCCTTTGAAAATAATGCCAAGAAAGGAGCATTAGAGCACAATCGCGTGGGCAGGGTCAAGGGATTGTGGACGCACATTTAGTTAAAGTTAAGCAGGCGTTGATTGTTTTCGGCGCTCGCCATAAAGTCGAACTAGATTCGCCAACCAGACAAATTAAGAGGCCAAAAgcaagtaaaagcaaaaaagaaaaaaaaaaaatgtacataatatACTTGTGCAAAACACTGCAGAATGGGTCAAGTGttttcatttgctgttgtgcattattttgcatatgctaagttgtttttatttacccattcactctctcttttgttttggggtttttttttgggtgcgtTTTCGAGATGGCTtgccatttttaatattattatttttagaccTGTTCACTTTTAAAATATCGTATATGAGTCTATTAACTTTGTCTGATTTTAAAAACGGCGTTACATAAATGCCTGACTTTATTAAAGCAAatcatttatgtatgtatgaaaaTCTGCATCAAGAGTCATCGAATTTtcacaaaagaaataaaaacaggTCTTTTACAGTCTGTATAGAcgattttacttgtttttagttaaattataattaaattttgtgtagCACTTTGTATCCTTCTGCTGCCAGctgtatatttaatacattttcgttgtattttattgtggTCGGCAAATGTGGGTCGCCGAGTTCAACCCAAAAGGCTTGCAATGATAACGCCGGGCACATTGagatttatgaaattaaaaacagaaaatttaattataacttTTACTACACGGCTATACGTATcttaaacaaattcaaatgcatcTCATACTTCTTAATAAATTGACGTCAGTTGCCAGCGAATGTTGTTAATTCCCTTCCGCCATTTGTTTGCACTTGAATAGAGTGTTTCgagtattacgtatacgtcacgTTGTACAATTTCGTTGACTGCTAAATTGGATTTTCGCacgtatttatgtatattacatAATCACGCAGAGTTGCGTGGTGCGTTGCTATTTTAGACTTACTGCTAATGCCAATAATGATTACAAAACGTTCTTGTTTTCACAATCTGTGCAATCAAAAAGCAATTAGTTACCATAAATagttaactaaataaatatgtttcgGTTGATTAATTgcacaatgttttttttttttgtggcacatttaactatttataatgGTCATTATGTATTTCCAGCCTAAATTGATACACAATTCATATGCATTCAGGACTGTGAGTGTATTCTGTGCCATTGTATGACTATTAATGTGCATTAGTTGATCTCAATAAAGCAAACACATTGCAATGCACCGAGAACGACAATGAAGCAACAATTGTGCACAGAAGTAACAACTATgactctctatctctatcttgatagtataaatatttaagctgcCAGACATTATTTGCAATTGAGATCAGAGAGCAcagtgtttttgtgtgttttttttatgtaatattCTATTTTGGTACCGAAAACTTTTCctacactaaaaatattttgatgtgAGATTAGGCAAAATACAGCGCTCGTAAATTTagcaataattttttagtgTACGTGTGCCATTCACGCATAATCCTTTTTAAGGAGATAAAGCCAAtactcatttaatatttgaaggCCCGAACTTGCCATAGCACTGTGcaacaaacgacaacaaaattaaaaaaaaaaactaaaaaactttttgtcTGTCAATAGTGAAAGGAAGAAGCATTAGTGAAAATTTGTTTCTTCATGAATGAAAAGTTAGGTTCACTCAGAACGCATTATTCATATGTTGCTTAATATTAAGAAAACCAGTAGCTACTCGCAAGTAGCAGTTAAATCCCATTCATCACGCAATCATAACTTGCAACAGAATACCTGTCTGAAGTTGGCTTGTAAAATGCGAGACGGTAGGAAAAAACCTAAATCCATATAATAAAATCTAGAAGTCGACGACTTActctaaataaatttaatggcaTTGCACGGACTTACCCACAAAACTGGTGCCTAGAGTCGTTTGGGGGTATGAATTTATCTATCCAATGTGAATACTCAAGCTAAATCTAGTGATAATgcccacacccacacaaagTCTGGCGTGCTTATACGATTTACATGAATTATGAGATCGTCTCTGATAAGCGATGCTCATCTCAAACGCATTGAAGATGCTCTGTCCGTGTCGGTTTTAAGTTCAGTTACTTGTTGCGGGCTGTACGTTTCGCATGTGTCACCGGAGTAAGGTCCATCGTAAAAGAGAAAACTTAATTAAGTGCGATTGTTATCCTTCCGATTAAGGATTAAttgtgagttttttttttaacaaaaaagaacgaaTAATATTACATTATCTGTCGTGTGTCGTGTTGTTTGCTCACAATTTGTTGAAACTAAAAAATCTTTTATCGCCGTAAATGTGtgatgaaatattaattagcCTTTGTGAACCATAAACTATACAAagctatttattaaatacagtAAATTAAAAGTGTGAATGCGTTTAAAGATAACAGCTTTGAATCTAAGTTTTGTAAGAATTGTGCCTTTGTTTGAATGTGCTTGAATGAAATAGCTTAATTTTAACCAACTTAgtttactttaataataaagctTTGTTTTGAAAACCATGACACATTCAGCatattaaattcaacaaaGAAAGTATTATCTTGAAGCAGATGAGCAAAGTTGCAAGTGGTTGTCATTAGGATACACAGCGAACTAGTGACAAGAACTTAATGAAAAATCGAAGAAACTTGCAACATTTGTAGTTTTGTCTATGCTtgattgtgagtgtgtgcgtgtttttgCGGCTAAACTAATACAAAAGTAATCAAAGCTGTATGCTGAAAGTGCGCGACGACAACACGACAGgaagtcaataaaaataaacacattaaaGCAACTTGCGGTCTACAGAATTATGTCGACGACAATTAAGGAAGCGGGAACGACGACAATGGATCCATTGCCGTCGACTGATTCAACGTCAACGGTGGCCAATGCGATTACTCAGACAGTCCAGTTCATAATTAGCAGcacaacatcaacaccaaAGCCACCAAGTAGTTCCCACAGCATCGCCAGTACTGCCTCACTAACCACGATgccaacgacagcagcagcaacaacagcagcaactactgCAGAGctagcatcagcagcaaccacagcagctacaacaacagcaacagcagcaataggCATTGAGAAGCTCAGCGTGAGCGATTTAAGCACAGCTCTGCAACATTTTGGAATTGTTGattatattgttttcattGCCATGTTGGTGGTCTGTGCCGTAATTGGCTTCTATTTCGGATTCATcgaaaagaaacagaaaaaggAAAAGGGCCAAGTGCCCACCGATGAGAAGGATGGCGATGGCGCTGGCGCTGCTGGCAACGAGGAGCGTCGCGGTTCGGAAGCATTGGATTACTTGGTTGGTGGACGGAAAATGAAAGTGTTTCCGGTCGCGCTGTCACTGGTGGCTAGGTGAGTTACAACCGCAGACACAGTTACAGCTGCTCTATGTAAATGTGCTGGGTGGTTTGCCACTCTGGGCACAACAGGATATACGAGACACATTTAATTGGTCGAATGAGGCGCAAGATGGGTACGAGTGATATGCGGCCTGTTCGGGcagttttgtaattatatttacaaattgaattctGCACGAACTTGGCCCATTTATTTTCAGCCAATTTGAGTTgcattaaattagtttttatagcATAGAACTTAAAGAACATTGTTAATGAAATCGCAAGTGGCTactacttatttatatttaaagataaatacatttgaaattttcgaTTTATATGCTTTGGTCCTTTGTACGTCTGACTGCTTAGTCAATATTTTTGGGGCCGTTTTTctgcaaatcaatcaaaaatatGCGCCTAATTTCACATCATTTGCTTCAAGGGGCTCGCGTTTAACCGTGCGTATGCGTGATCCAGCGAAATCGTAGACAAAATGCCAACCCAGCGCTCCGCTGCGTTGTCTGGACCGTGTACCGTTGTTTTGTGAGGCCAAAcaatagaattttatttaaacttgcCGAGGAATACAGAAAGCAGTCGTTCGAAGTAGATAGTACGATAAAATATTCAGTGTCAGGGTCAAGTTTATTATGGCTGATGATTATGCAGATAATGCTCTTTGATATGACTCGAAAACTTGCGGAACTTTTGCCGGTAAATACAAGAGAATCTGAcgcataaatacaatttagcAGCTCGTTTCGTTGCAAAGCCGGACCCTCAAACTAAGCCTgattgaagttatttaaacTTACGGCAGCCGCAAACTCAAATAATTTGCcaaattacttttttgttttggctcgACCTTGGTCCTGGGGCCATTCCATTTGACACGTTTGGTCA
It encodes:
- the LOC117574776 gene encoding lipase 3-like isoform X2 translates to MQKFCYFVLVFSVSSLVFGHLKCHRPKHTTLSSIVEHGYPAEYHRVITGDGNIVVVFRIPYSPKLHNMNAKRPIVLLQHGLMSSSDTWIASGPNNALAYLLADAGFDVWIGNTRGNVYSRKAKKPSWKFSWHEIGYIDMAAIIDYALWKNGQKQRSLHYVGHSQGTTVFFVLMSLRPQYNEKIKTAHMLAPVAIMKNINSKCLRCIAYVCRPGSLMNYLLSDEASITWKLELIMKFLKKYDCPLLANIFHEKDMNKTANNIAIRHFPSGGSNNQILHYLFNIRSVERIKSETHLWYSDADTFTPVVDVLTLARRLPKSILHRMPDPKWSHSAFTVHMQVRRFVNDPIIAIMKRYEQKKPKKHIMRNIRYIL
- the LOC117574776 gene encoding lipase 3-like isoform X1; its protein translation is MQKFCYFVLVFSVSSLVFGHLKCHRPKHTTLSSIVEHGYPAEYHRVITGDGNIVVVFRIPYSPKLHNMNAKRPIVLLQHGLMSSSDTWIASGPNNALAYLLADAGFDVWIGNTRGNVYSRKAKKPSWKFSWHEIGYIDMAAIIDYALWKNGQKQRSLHYVGHSQGTTVFFVLMSLRPQYNEKIKTAHMLAPVAIMKNINSKCLRCIAYVCRPGSLMNYLLSDEASITWKLELIMKFLKKYDCPLLANIFHEKDMNKTANNIAIRHFPSGGSNNQILHYLFNIRSGEFRQYDYGPRKNIRKYSSKRPPLYPVERIKSETHLWYSDADTFTPVVDVLTLARRLPKSILHRMPDPKWSHSAFTVHMQVRRFVNDPIIAIMKRYEQKKPKKHIMRNIRYIL
- the LOC117574811 gene encoding lipase 3-like codes for the protein MKNRFLLALIFLVVAVLISQSTAANIRSGDFDFYKLYNDPEAHISLKGRRTTSDRMAAHGYPAEHHHIVTEDGYIVGVFRIPYSHKLQNQNEYRPIVLIQHGLTSCSDAWVLNGPDDGLPYLLADAGYDVWLGNARGNTYSRNHTSLSTEHPYFWRFSWHEIGHYDIAAMIDYALKTNGQGQKAIHYVGHSQGTTVFFTLMSTRPEYNEKIKTAHMYAPIAIMTNLENAFVRAVAPYLGQRNAYSLLFSCQEFIPNNDFLLALLFNFCEPDQMLRPSCEKVMENIYAKDRKNKTALPEGLATHPGGCSTNQMIHYLQEQQSGHFRQYDHGTAKNLEIYGSETPPDYPVEEITSKVYLWYGLNDNLAAVEDVLALADRLPNREVRLIEDPLWDHIDFAMNMEARKYLNDPVIEIMQEFENDNN